Proteins co-encoded in one Candidatus Zixiibacteriota bacterium genomic window:
- a CDS encoding acyl-CoA dehydrogenase family protein, with product MWTTPEHEKYRLKIREFAESEVNSYATRVDREQVFPDHIIPKLTEMGLLGMQVDKKYGGSYTDTLTYAIAVEELSRVCGSTGITVAAHNSLGNYPIYKFGTEQQKQKYLPEITSGGKLAAFGLTEPGAGSDAGGTKTFAAKVDGGYKVNGTKCWITCGGICSTAVFTARTSKEPGSKSISSFIVKHGTEGFSSGKKENKLGLRGSDTRFLHFDDVFIPDEDLVGEEGHGFKQFMITLDGGRVSIAAMALGLAQGAYDVAVKYAALKKQAGKPIGYQQGIGFKLADMATQIQAARHLVYHSAVLKDSGQRFSKESAMAKLFASEAGTYVCWSAIGILGEIGLTDKFPVERMWRDVKLDEIGEGTSEVQRLVISRMILKEATESESMFGFPEGWAAE from the coding sequence ATGTGGACAACTCCGGAACATGAAAAATATAGACTGAAAATCCGGGAATTCGCCGAAAGCGAAGTTAATTCTTATGCTACGCGGGTTGACCGTGAGCAGGTGTTCCCTGATCATATCATACCCAAGCTTACTGAAATGGGTTTGCTGGGGATGCAGGTCGATAAGAAGTATGGCGGAAGCTATACTGATACGTTAACGTATGCTATTGCGGTGGAAGAGCTTTCCCGTGTGTGCGGTTCGACAGGCATTACTGTCGCGGCGCACAATTCGCTTGGCAATTACCCGATATATAAATTTGGCACGGAACAGCAGAAACAAAAATACCTGCCGGAAATAACCTCCGGCGGCAAGCTGGCGGCATTCGGCCTAACCGAGCCGGGGGCGGGCTCTGATGCCGGTGGCACTAAAACTTTCGCTGCCAAAGTTGACGGCGGCTATAAAGTCAACGGCACTAAATGCTGGATTACCTGTGGCGGAATCTGTAGTACGGCTGTATTTACGGCGCGCACCTCTAAGGAACCCGGCTCTAAGAGTATCTCATCATTTATAGTCAAACATGGTACTGAGGGATTTTCCAGCGGCAAGAAAGAAAACAAGCTGGGACTGCGCGGCTCCGATACACGCTTCCTTCATTTTGATGATGTCTTTATTCCCGATGAAGACCTTGTCGGCGAAGAGGGACACGGATTCAAGCAGTTTATGATTACCCTTGATGGCGGCAGAGTCTCTATTGCGGCGATGGCATTAGGTTTAGCGCAGGGCGCTTATGATGTAGCTGTCAAATATGCCGCACTAAAAAAACAGGCTGGCAAACCGATTGGTTATCAGCAGGGGATAGGTTTTAAATTGGCTGATATGGCGACCCAGATTCAGGCGGCGCGTCATTTGGTTTATCATTCGGCGGTGTTAAAAGATTCCGGCCAGCGGTTCTCGAAAGAATCGGCGATGGCTAAGCTTTTCGCCTCTGAGGCTGGCACTTATGTTTGCTGGTCAGCAATTGGCATCCTTGGCGAGATTGGCCTGACCGATAAATTCCCGGTCGAGCGAATGTGGCGTGATGTCAAGCTTGATGAGATAGGCGAGGGCACCTCCGAGGTTCAGCGTTTGGTAATTTCGCGCATGATACTGAAAGAGGCGACTGAGTCGGAATCGATGTTTGGTTTTCCGGAAGGCTGGGCGGCGGAGTAA